One Microbacterium sp. zg-B96 genomic region harbors:
- a CDS encoding bifunctional 3'-5' exonuclease/DNA polymerase encodes MAESDPAPTWIVVGRTADGVAVALLDADGTETGRRPVADLPAWVAETEATHAPRWVWNDTPSWYDAMLATGIRVARCHDLRLSHAILRDCMYVTDAAALHAAGDWDAAVGDIGDAPPALFELDAVPGRALPDGLDDALAEFRRQRDALASARDPGRLRLLIAAESAGALLAAEMRAAGLPWDADAHDALLSGLLGSRPPAGGVPRELERAAGRVREALGDPTASLDSQPKLLRALHRVGVLAQSTSKWELAQYDHPAIAPLLEYKKLARLMSANGWAWLDEWVRDGRFHPVYVPGGVVTGRWASSGGGALQLPRQLRGAVRADPGWVLVVADVAQLEPRVLAAMSGDTALADAARGRDLYAGIVARGALQTRAEAKVAMLGAMYGATTGDSGRLVPALRRAFPRAMALVDDAARIGEDGGIVATRLGRTSPPASGDWRAAQGRAGEAEATDSDESRARRWARDRGRFTRNFVVQGTAAEWALAWLADLRGRLAALPPVPQPEAAPRSGAAFERRAHLAFFLHDEVIIHAPAAQADAAAQAAVDAADAAGRLLFGSFPLDFPLDLRIAESAQKD; translated from the coding sequence GTGGCCGAGTCTGACCCCGCGCCGACGTGGATCGTCGTCGGCCGCACCGCCGACGGCGTCGCCGTCGCACTGCTGGACGCTGACGGCACCGAGACCGGGCGGCGCCCCGTCGCGGATCTGCCGGCGTGGGTGGCCGAGACCGAGGCGACCCACGCGCCCCGCTGGGTGTGGAACGACACCCCGTCGTGGTACGACGCCATGCTCGCCACCGGCATCCGGGTCGCGCGCTGTCACGACCTGCGGCTGAGCCACGCCATCCTGCGGGACTGCATGTACGTCACCGACGCCGCAGCCCTCCACGCCGCCGGCGACTGGGATGCGGCGGTCGGCGACATCGGCGACGCCCCGCCCGCCCTGTTCGAACTGGATGCGGTTCCAGGCAGAGCGCTGCCGGACGGCCTCGACGATGCGCTGGCGGAGTTCCGCCGGCAGCGCGACGCGCTCGCCTCGGCACGGGATCCCGGCCGCCTGCGACTGCTGATCGCCGCGGAGTCGGCCGGCGCGTTGCTTGCCGCCGAGATGCGCGCAGCGGGCCTGCCGTGGGACGCCGATGCCCACGACGCGCTGCTCAGCGGGCTGCTCGGTTCCCGCCCTCCCGCCGGCGGCGTGCCGCGCGAGTTGGAGCGGGCGGCGGGCCGCGTGCGCGAAGCGCTGGGGGACCCCACCGCGTCGCTGGACTCGCAGCCGAAGCTGCTGCGGGCGCTGCACCGGGTCGGAGTGCTGGCGCAGTCGACCAGCAAGTGGGAGCTGGCCCAGTACGACCACCCCGCGATCGCTCCGCTGCTGGAATACAAGAAGCTGGCACGACTGATGAGCGCCAACGGCTGGGCGTGGCTGGACGAATGGGTGCGTGACGGACGGTTCCACCCGGTGTACGTGCCCGGCGGGGTGGTCACCGGCCGCTGGGCCTCGTCGGGTGGGGGTGCGCTGCAGTTGCCGCGCCAGCTGCGCGGCGCGGTGCGCGCCGATCCCGGCTGGGTGCTCGTGGTCGCCGACGTCGCCCAGCTGGAGCCGCGCGTGCTCGCGGCGATGTCCGGCGACACCGCTCTGGCCGACGCCGCGCGCGGCCGCGATCTCTACGCCGGCATCGTCGCGCGCGGAGCGCTGCAGACCCGCGCCGAGGCGAAGGTCGCGATGCTCGGCGCGATGTACGGCGCGACGACGGGCGACAGCGGCCGTCTCGTGCCGGCGCTGCGGCGGGCGTTTCCCCGTGCGATGGCCCTGGTCGACGACGCCGCGCGCATCGGCGAGGACGGCGGCATCGTCGCCACCCGGCTCGGTCGCACCTCACCCCCGGCCTCCGGGGACTGGCGCGCCGCTCAGGGGCGTGCCGGCGAGGCGGAGGCGACGGATTCCGATGAGTCGCGGGCGCGTCGCTGGGCACGCGACCGCGGCAGGTTCACCCGCAACTTCGTGGTGCAGGGGACCGCCGCGGAGTGGGCGCTGGCGTGGCTGGCCGATCTGCGCGGCCGTCTCGCCGCGCTGCCCCCGGTGCCGCAGCCCGAAGCCGCGCCGCGCTCGGGTGCGGCCTTCGAGCGCCGCGCGCACCTGGCGTTCTTCCTGCACGACGAAGTGATCATCCACGCGCCGGCCGCGCAGGCGGATGCCGCAGCGCAAGCGGCCGTCGACGCCGCGGACGCCGCGGGACGGCTGCTGTTCGGCTCGTTCCCGCTGGATTTCCCGCTGGATCTGCGCATCGCCGAGTCCGCACAGAAGGACTGA
- a CDS encoding C4-type zinc ribbon domain-containing protein, which translates to MNASPTDQRRLLDIAELDARIGQAERLRSNPPQAARVKELLAQRQTYQQELTRMLGVRDDARTELSRIESDVAVVQARSNRDAQRLSTSANAKEAQGLESEIASLAKRKNALEDAELEVMERLERCDADVTAQEKLIAETNAEGSRLSDEAKAVVTDATARLEEAKRDRAALVASLPDALVALYDRIAARSTGAALLRRGTCESCRMVLSETDVQAIRQSTADAVLTCPECGCILVRTEESGL; encoded by the coding sequence GTGAATGCCAGCCCAACCGACCAGCGTCGACTTCTCGACATCGCCGAACTCGACGCACGCATCGGACAGGCCGAGCGCCTCCGCAGCAACCCGCCGCAGGCTGCCCGCGTGAAGGAGCTGCTCGCGCAGCGCCAGACCTACCAGCAGGAGCTCACCCGCATGCTGGGTGTGCGCGACGACGCGCGCACCGAACTGTCGCGCATCGAATCCGATGTCGCGGTGGTGCAGGCCCGCAGCAACCGTGACGCGCAGCGGCTTTCCACCAGCGCCAATGCCAAGGAAGCGCAGGGTCTCGAGAGCGAGATCGCGTCGCTGGCCAAGCGCAAGAACGCGTTGGAAGATGCCGAGCTCGAGGTGATGGAGCGCCTGGAGCGGTGCGACGCCGACGTCACCGCGCAGGAGAAGTTGATCGCCGAAACCAACGCGGAGGGTAGCCGGCTTTCCGACGAGGCGAAGGCCGTCGTCACCGACGCGACCGCCCGGCTCGAGGAGGCCAAGCGCGATCGCGCGGCCCTCGTCGCCTCGCTCCCCGACGCGCTCGTCGCCCTGTACGACCGCATTGCCGCGCGTTCGACCGGCGCTGCGCTGCTGCGTCGGGGCACGTGCGAGTCCTGCCGCATGGTGCTGTCCGAGACCGATGTGCAGGCAATCCGCCAGTCGACTGCGGACGCCGTGCTCACCTGCCCCGAGTGCGGCTGCATCCTCGTGCGCACGGAGGAGTCCGGCCTGTGA